The Corynebacterium felinum DNA segment GCAGACGCAGGCGCATCCTCCGACAAGCCCTACATCGCAGTAGTCTCCAAGGGCTACCAGCACCAGTTCTGGCAGGCAGTCAAGCAGGGCGCAGAAAAGGCCGCTGACGAGCTCGGCGTCACCATCACCTACGACGGCCCAGACAACGAAACCCAGGTAGACAAGCAAATCCAGCAGCTGCAGACCGCACTGTCGAAGAAGCCAGTCGCCGTCGTCTTCGCCGCACTCGACTCCCAAGCAGCCGTACCACTTTTGGAATCCGCAGAAAAAGACAACATCCCAGTCGTCGCCTTCGACTCCGGTGTTGACTCCGACATCCCAGTAGCCACCGCCGCAACCGACAACAAGGCCGCTGCAGGCGAGGCCGCAAAGAACGTAGTCGAGCTCGTCGGCGACAGCGGCGAAGTCGGCATCATCTGCCAAGACCAGACCTCCACCACCGCCAAGGACCGCCGCGACGGCTTCAAGGAATACCTGGAGAAGAACGCACCAAACCTCAAGGTCGTTGACATCCAGTACGGTGGCGGCGACCACCAGAAGTCCGCCGACCTGACCAAGACCATGCTTCAGGCGCACTCCGGCATCAAGGCCATGTACGGCTGCAACGAAGGCTCCGCAGTGGGCATCGGCCTGGGCGTAACCGAGGCCGGCAAGAAGGGCTCCGTGACTGTGGTTGGCTTCGACTCCGGTGAAGCACAGATGAACTTCATCAAGGACGGCACCATCGCAGGCGCAGTCACCCAGGACCCCGTCGACATCGGCTACCAGGCAGTCAAGGCAGCCTACGCTGCAAGCAAGGGCGAGAAAGTAGAGAAGAACATCGCTACCAACTACGCCTGGTACGACAAGAAGAACATTGACGACGCCGACATCCAGACCATGCTCTACAAGTAAGGACTGACACATCATGGCACAACATCCAGTGATCGGCATTCGCCCCATCATCGATGGGCGCCGCCAAGGCGTACGCGAATCCCTGGAAGAAAAAACCATGTCCATGGCGCACGCCGCCAAAAAACTCATCGAATCCACCCTCACCCACACAGACGGCACCCCCGTTGAGTGCGTGATCGCAGATAGCACCATCGGACGCGCCGGGGAAGCAGCAGCCTGCGCCGAAAAATTCGCCGCACTGCCCATCGCCGGTGAACTCACCGTCACCCCCTCCTGGTGCTACGTCACCGAGGTCATGGACTTAAACCCCAACTACCCACACGCAATCTGGGGCTTCAACGGCACCGAGCGCCCTGGCGCAGTGACCCTCGCTGCCAACCTGGCCGCATACGCGCAGTTCGGTGTTCCCGCCTTCGGCATCTACGGCGAGCATGTCCAAGATGCCTCTGATGAGGACATCCCAGCTGAGGTAGCAGAGCGCATCTTGCTGTTCGCCCGCTGCGCTATCGCTGTAGGCACCATGCGCGGTCGCAATTACCTGCAAATCGGTTCTGCGTGCATGGGTATTGCAGGTTCCGTCATCGATCGCCATATGCTGCAGGATTACCTAGGCATGGGCACCGAGAGCGTGGACATGACCGAGGTTGCCCGTCGCGTGGACCGCAACGTGTTCGCCCCTCAGGAGTACGAGGTTGCGCGACAGTGGGTGCGCGAGCGCATCACCGAGGGTGAGGATAAGAACCCTGAGCATAATCGCTTAAGCGATGAGCAGCGTGAGCTGCAGTGGGATTATGTGACCAAGATGGTGCTCATTGGCCGGGATCTCATGGAAGGCAACCCACGCCTGACCGAGTTCGGTTTCGAGGAAGAAGCCGCAGGCCACAACGCTATTTGTGCTGGTTTCCAGGGGCAGCGTCAGTGGACAGATCACCTGCCTAATGGCGATTTTATGGAGACAATCCTCAATACCAGCTTCGACTGGACAGGTAAGCGTCGCCCTTATGTGATGGCTACCGAAAACGATGTGCTCAACGGCATCAGCATGCTGTTTAACTTCCTTCTGACCAACCGCGCACAGCTGTTCTCGGACGTGCGCACATACTGGTCACCTGAAGCGATCGAGCGCGTCACCGGCGTAAAACCAGAAGGTGCAGCCGCACACGGCTTCCTTGACCTGCGCAATTCCGGCCCTACCACTTTGGACGCCACCTGCGCTGCGAAGGATGAGAACGGTAACCCCACCATTAAGCCGTGGTGGGAGATGACCGATGCGGATATCGATGCCTGCCTTGAGGCCACCACGTTCCACGCGGCAACGCACGAATATTTCCGCGGCGGCGGGTTCTCCACCCACTTCACCACCCCAGGGGGCGTGCCTGTGACCATGGCGCGCATCAACCTGGTCAAGGGTGTGGGTCCTGTGCTGCAGATCGCCGAAGGTGAGACGGTGTTGCTTGACGACGCCGCCACCGCCGCCATCGTCGATCGCACCGACCCCACGTGGCCAACCACCTTCTTCGCCCCACGTCTGACCGGCGAAGGCGCGTTTGAAAGCGTGTACAAGGTGATGGATAACTGGGGTGCAAACCACGGTGCTATCGGCTACGGCCACTTCGGCCATGAGCTGATCACCTTGGCTGCGATGCTGCGTATCCCTGTGAATATGCACAATGTGGAATCTGAGCGAATCTTCAGGCCTCGCGCCTGGGGTCTGCACGGAACCCAGAATGCTGAGAGCGCAGACTTTAGGGCCTGCGCAAACTACGGACCCCTCTACGGCTGATGTGTAGTTTCCACATCGTCGTGGACCTCGGGTCTTCCTCCGGCCGCGTCCTCGTGATGGACGCGGCCGGGGGAAGCACCGATGAGGTGCACCGCTTTGCTCACACCGCGCAGGAGAAAAATGCGCAACTCGTGTGGGATATTGACACCCTCATTACTGAGGTTGTTCGTGGTCTTGGCAAGGCCAATGAGTTCATTGGCCACCAGCCGGCAACAGTGGGTATCGATACCTGGGGCGTGGATTATGCGCTGCTGGACGAGGCAGGCGATCGTATTGGTGAAGTAGTGTGCTACCGGGATGAGCGCACCACACGCACATCTGCCCAAGCCGATCAGGCCCTTGAGCAAAAGAAGCATTTTTCACTCACAGGTATTCAACCAGATCCCATCACCACTGCCCGCCAGCTTTTTGCCCAAGGCGTGGAAGATGGTTTCGATGGTGCGACTGCACTGTTGTTGCTGCCGGACTATGTGGCCTACGAACTGACTGGTGAAAAAGGCTGGTCGCAGGCAATTGTTTCCACCAGCGCGCTGGCGGCACCTGGTGCAGGCGACTGGGCGTGGGAGGTCTTTGATGCTTTGAACATCCCGCGGCATCTGGTGGGGGAGATTTCCCCTGAACGCAGCGTTGTTGGCCCCATCACCTATGAAGGTTTGAACAATTTAACAGTGGTGCGTTCGGGCAGCCACGACACGGCCTGCGCCGTGCATGGTCTGCGATTGGAGAGCACCGAGGCGTTCATTTCCTGTGGGTCGTGGTCGTTGTTCGGGTGTGTCAATAGCACGCCGGTACTCAGCGATGAAGCATTCTCCCGGGGTGTGACCAACGAGGTGTGCACCGATGGGAAGGTGCGCTTGTTACACAACCTTACCGGTTTGTGGATCATGCAGCAGTGCTGCCGCAATTTCGCTGACTCGCAGCGAGAAAGCGATATTGCCACTCTAGCGGCCAAGGCGGCGACACTGGATTCGCCTGGTGTGCTAATCGATACCACCGACCCCATTTTTACAACACCTAGCGACTACGCCTCACTCATTGCATCGAAGCTTGAAGAACACGGGTACCCAACCCCCGACAGCCCCGAAGCGATCGTGCGAGTAGTCACGGAATCTCTAGCCACCACCCACGCGCATGCACTGAAAAACCTCGAAGAGGTGACAGGGCGGACGTTTACACGCTTGCGCATGATTGGTGGCGGCGTACGTAACACCTTGTTATGCCAGCTCACAGCCGACTATTGCCAGATCCCAGTGGTGGCCGGCCCCCAAGAGGGCACCGCCTTTGGCTCGGCATTAGCCCAAATCGAAACAATCAGTGACACTCCTCAAAATTCCACTGCGTTGGAGTACAGCACTGTCACCTACCTGCCGAATACAACATAAATCTGAAGGGAATCATCATGGATGCTCTGGAAACCCAGCTGCGCCAAGAAATCTGCGACATCGGATATAAAGTGTGGATGACCGGCATGGTTGCCGCCAACGACGGCAACATTTCGGTTCGTCTGCCCAACGGTGACGTGCTGTGCACCCCCACCGGGGTGAGCAAGGGCTCGTTAACCCCAGAGAAAATCTGCAAGGTGGATCTCGACGGCAACGTGCTCGCCGCCAACGAACCCTACAAGCCTTCCTCCGAGGTGAAGGTGCACCTGCGCCTGTACAAGGAGAGTGAGAAGGTGAATGCGGTGGTGCACGCGCACCCACCCTATGGCACAGCTTTCGCTATCGCTGGTGAGCCAGTGATTAGCAAGATGATGCCGGAAAACATCATCGCTATGCCAGAAATCCCCGTAGCTCCTTATGCCACCCCTTCCACCTACGAGCTGGCGGAAATGATCGCCCCATTCACCCACACGCACTCTGCCTGCTTGATGGAAATGCACGGTGCGCTCAGCTGGGGCGATAGCCTGCTGTCGGCCTACCAAGCCATGGAGCGACTGGAATTTACCTGCAAGCTGACCTTCATCACCCGCCAAATGGGTGTGGACCGCCAGCTTCCGGAGGATGAGATTACCAAGCTGATTGGCATGCGCGCCCAGTACGGCATCTGCTAACCACCTGTGATAACCGAAAGGCGGAACAATGCTGAAAAATATTCCCCCAGTTCTATCCCCAGATTTGGTCAAGTCCATGATGGAGATGGGGCACGGCGATGAACTTGTTCTCGCCGACGCGAACTTCCCCGGCCACAGCCTTGGGGTTCCGGTGGTTCGCGCTGATGGTCTGGGTGTGCCGGAGCTTCTCAATGCTGTCTGCACCCTCATGCCGCTCGACCAATACAATGATTTTCAGTACTTTCTCATGGAAACTGTCGGCGATGATCCCACACCCACCATTTGGGCGAAGTACCGTGAGATTATTGCCCCCCACGACCCCAAAGCTGTGGGCGGGCAGGTAGAGCGGTTTGCTTTCTACGAACAGGCGAAGAAAGCATCAGTGGTTGTTATGACCGGGGAAACCGCACTGTACGGAAATATCATTGTGAAAAAAGGGGTTGTATAACCTAATGGCTGACCGGGTATTAATGGCAGATGTTGCCCAACTAGCAGGCGTGTCCCTGCAAACCGTGTCCCGCGTGGTCAACGGTTCCACATTGGTGACTGAAGCCACCAAAACAAAGGTGATGGACGCCATCAATACCCTCGGCTATCGCCCCAACCTCGCCGCCCGCAACCTCGCGGCCAGCCAAAGCAAAGCTGTCGGGGTGCTGCTGACTGGAGATGTCGATCATGGCATGTCCTCAGCTTTCCGTGCCGTTGAGCACGCCGCCCGCGAACAAGGCTACTACCTGTGCGTAGCTACCGCGGAGGATCCGAAACGCTACGAAGTAGCACTCGAACAGCTGGTCGGCCAAGCTGTCGCCGGATGTATCGTGCTTGCCCGCTCCGCCGACGTGCTCGACGCACTGGATACCTACGCGCCGAGCCTGCCTACCTGTTTGGTGTTCACCGACCACGATCCCGGTGACAATACCGCGGTGGTGGCTGTGGATCAGAAAAATGGTATCCGCAACCTCATCGATCACCTCACAGATCTCAACCGCACCCGGCTGTGCCACATCACCGGCGATATGAGCTGGGATGATGCGTTGGCGCGCCGGGAGGCGTTTGTTGATTACTGCCAAGAAATAGGTACTGATTTTCAGGTGGTCACGGGCTACGGCTGGTCGGCTCAGGCCGGGTACGATGCGGCATTAGCACTGCTTGACGACGCCGGTGCCAGCGTCGATAAGCAACGCCCCGATGCGATCGTGGCGGCGAACGATAACCTTGCCCTCGGGGTGATCCGTTGCCTGCATGAGCGGGGTTTGAGGATTCCTGAGGATATCGCGGTGACAGGTTTCGATGATTCGCCATTATCGGCGTGGACGACACCGTCGCTTACGACTGTCACTCAGGATTTTACGGCGATTGGTTCAGCCGCACTGCAAGCTCTGATGGAACTGCTTGAGGGCAAACCTGGCCCGAAGGTGATTTTGACTCCAGAGTTGGTGGTGCGGGAATCAACCGCCGGTAAAACATAGGGTAGCAATATTGCTGCCGTAATTCCTTGTTCACATGATTCGTTGAAAGGTTGTCCCTCCTTGTGCGAAGACGGGTTGTGTGAGCATTTTTTCAACACGTGTGATCTTTTGTCAGAAAGGACCTAAAAACTCATGACCGTTACTTATCAAAATTTCATCAATGGCGAGTTTGTTGATGCCGTTGACACCCACCCTGTCACCAACCCAGCGACCGGCGTGCTGCTCGCTGATGCACCAGAGTCGGATAAAGCAGCCGTCGACCAGGCTGTTGCTGCAGCCCGCGCAGCCCAGCCAGCATGGGCGAAGCTGACCAACTCGCAGCGCGGCGAATACCTGACCAAGCTCGCTGCGTTGCTGCGTGATAACGTAGATCGTTTCGCCACCTACCTCGTGGAAGAGCAAGGCAAGGTGCGCGGTTTGGCTGAGGTTGAGGTGGCGTTTACCGCCGACTACTTCGACTACATGGCTGGTTTCGCCCGCCGCATTGAAGGTGAGGTTCTGCCTTCGGATCGCCCAGGTGAGATGATCATGATGACCTACCAGCCCATTGGTGTGGTCGCAGGCATCCTGCCATGGAACTTCCCCTTCTTCCTCATTGCCCGCAAGATGGCTCCAGCCCTGCTGACCGGTAACACGATCGTGATTAAGCCAAGTGAGGAAACCCCGATCAACGCTTTCGAGTTCTGCAAGCTGGTGCAGGAAGTTGGCCTGCCTGCGGGCGTGTTCAACATGGTCGGCGGCCGCGGCTCCGTGGTCGGCGAAGCCCTGACCACCCACCCTGATGTGGACCTGATCTCGATGACCGGCTCCGTTGAGGTGGGCAAGCGCATCATGGAAGCAGCAGGCAAGAACCTCACCCGCGTCAACCTTGAGTTGGGTGGCAAGGCTCCTGCTATCGTGCTTGCCGACGCCGACCTCGAGCTCGCAGCCACCGCTATCTGGAACTCCCGTGTGATCAACACCGGCCAGGTCTGCAACTGTGCTGAGGTTGTGCTCGTGGAAGAGTCCGTCCACGACGCGCTGCTGGAGAAGCTCATTGCGAAGATGGATGGCACGAAGTACGGCAATCCTTCTGAGGTTGTTGAACTCGACATGGGCCCACTAATCAACGCTGAGGCAATGGACAAGCTCGACGAGATGATCGAAAACGCCATCTCTGCAGGCTGCACGCTGGAACTGGGCGGTGCCCGCGCCACCGACAAGGGCGAGGGCAATTTCTACCAGCCCACCGTACTCTCCGGCGCCACCGCCGATATGGATATTGCGCGCAAGGAAATCTTCGGCCCAGTGCTGCCGGTGGTGAAGGTGAAGGATCTGGATGAGGCTATTGCGATTGCAAACGCATCCAATTACGGCCTGACCAGCTCCGTTTTCACCAACGACTTGAATAAGGCACTGAAGGCATCGAACGAGCTGCAGTACGGTGAGACTTATGTCAACCGTGAGCACTTTGAGGCGATGCAGGGCTTCCACGCTGGCCGCCGCCAATCCGGCATCGGTGGTGCCGACGGCAAGCATGGCCTGATGGAGTACGTCGAGACCCACATGGTGTACATCCAGACGCACTAAACCCATAGGGAGTGAGAATCCCCACGATCCCACTTAATTTGGGGGAGTGGGGATTTCGATATGTCTCTAAGGCCCGCGTGTATTGCTATGACGTTGTAGTCATCATTCCTTGATAGCCATAGGTTGGAATTCCACACGCATTTTTCCGGTGAGTAGTCCTCACCATTTTCGAGTAGTCAGGCAGCTCTGTTATTACAAAACCACTGACACTACAACAATTTTCCTTGTCATCTTAGTTCCTAGCCCGGATTTTTCATGGGTGTGGGGTGAAAAGGTGAGCAAAAAGTAAAGAAAGTGCTTCTTGACCTGCTAGAATAGAGATGTTTTGAAGTCAATAATCTAGGCAGAAAGAAACACTTTCAAGGTGAAGACTACCACATACATTCCACGGGTTGCTAGCTGTTCTCATCTTGTATCCGGTGCGGGGGTGTTACCGTTTGCTCACGTAGCCGAATTGGTGGGAATAAGTGACTGCCTTGATTCCGCTTTGCCGCGTTCTGGGCTCACGCACACGTTAGGGGATGTGTGGGTGAATCTGGCTTTATCGTTGATTGCTGGTGGGGATGATGTCCACGACATCACCTTGCTTTCTTCTGTTTCAACCGCGTTAGCATCAAAATCGTTACCGTCAGTGACAACCGCATGGCGGCGGATCACAGAATATGCAGATACCAGCGAGCATGTGCGAGAAGGGTTTATCCACGCAGCGAAACAAGCTCGCACTAGGGTGTGGGATTTGTTAGGTGATCACGCTCCGCATCGGGTGGCAACAGTTGAACAACCACTGGTTATCGATATTGATGCCACGTTGATTACCGCACATTCCGATAAGGAAAACGCGACGCCTACCTATAAGAAAGGCTTTGGTTTCCACCCGTTATGTGCCTTTATTGATTACACCAGCATCGGTCTGCCTGGTGGGGAGTTTCTTAACTGCCTGCTTCGACCAGGAAATGCCGGGGCAAACACAATTCGTGATCACTGCCAGCTTGTTGACGAGATTCTTGCCACCCTGCCTGATCACAGTGATGGTCAACCCTGGGGCAAACGATTAGTCATCCGTGCTGACAGTGCTGGTGGGACAAAGAAATTCATCAGTTTCCTCAACGATCACAACCTTGGGTATGTTCTGGGTTATTCCGCCCCGCCGACAGCGCGCATCACCCTTGACCATCACCTTCAATCCCAACAAACAACCAACGCTGATACACAACACTTGGGAACCAGTGCTCACACAGGCAAAGACTGTGATCGGTGGGATACTCGGGTGCCGATTGTGCGTGCTTCAGGGGATCTGGTTTGTGATGAGAACCATTTCCTTGAAGACATCACCGGACTACTGCGCACCGCAAATATAGATGAGCACCAACCTTTGGTGAATCTTCTAGCTGACTACCCCGAGGATATGCGTGTTATCGCACGAATCGAACCACCCCACCCAGGGTGCCAACACAGTCTTTTCAACCAACATGGTGTTCGCGCCCAACTGTGCGTAACGAACCTTATTGGGAATATTCAACACATTGACTACTGCTACCGTAATCGGTCTTTATGTGAACAACACATCAAAGACACCAAAGACCAAGGCCTTAGTAAACTGCCGTTTAAACAATTCGGGGCGAACCAAATCTGGTGTTTGATCGTTGCACTATCCCACCAACTTCTTACCTGGACGAAACTCATCGACGCCTGCCACCACAAGGATCATTCACACCAAGAAACAAGCAAGCCTTGGTGGACATGGGTGCCGAAGACTATCCGTGTAAGGTTTGTTGCGGTTGCATCAAAAATCACCACAAGCAGCAGACGCATCATCCTCCAGCTTGACCAGCACAACCCCCACACCCACACACTGGTCACGCTTATTGGCTACACCCAGAGCCTTCTACAGCCACGCTGGAAGAAACGAAAACCCTAACACCCCTAGGCCCACACACGCGATCTGGCAGCCACACTGCAGGCACACCCCAACCCCCAAACCCCACACAACTTTATGGACGCACACCTTGCCCTAAAAACCACGAATCAAAGGGCGAAGGTGAACCAACCAACCCCACAAACACACCACCCCAACCCACCACCACCAAACCCACCCCATGAAAAATCTGGGCTAGTCGCCCGTAGACTAGGCGAAAGTCTCAATTCTAGGAGACCTCGTTGTCTTCCCGAATTGGGTTGCGTGAAAAGAATGAAACGATCTCAGGAATATACAAGAGGAAGGTTATTAGTAGCGCAACCCACCAATATTTTAAAGTCTGAGTGAGATGTCCGACGAGCATCATGACTGAAAAGGCAACTAGTAGTACTCCTAGTAGTTTTGTTAATTTATCCATTATGCCCCTATCTAGGTGAAGCATCCCACAGCGGTATCGCCGACACGAACCCAACCATCAGAATCTGACCTGTACCAAGCCCATCCACCACCAACCGCACAGAGCACAAAAGCTCCGGGGCCTACCCACCTTGCAAAAACTAGCCCTTTTTTAAGTACCCATTTTGTACCTCGCCAAAACACTTTACCTGCCTTCTTTGCCCATTCCCAGACTTCTGACCAACTAGGATCTGCAACGATAGGATAAGCGAATTCCCCTGATTTATGCTCCACCACCTGGGTAAGCACATTTCCGTCAGTTTCAAACCACGTAGGTACATTCTTCCCGTTGGCGTCAATAGCCCATGGGGTATCAATAACGCTATCTAAAAGTTGCTCCCCAGAATCATTTACACGGTAGATAAAGGCAGCCCCAGTGTTCTTGTCGATTTCAATGGAAGATGCACCTTCGATCGTATAGGGTATTCTCTCTGATGCGGTTTTATTTCCAAGGATCGCATGGATTTGCACAGTTTTTCCATCAGAAACTATTGAGAAATCGGGATCTGAGAAACCTTCTTCATTGACGATAACTTGTTCGCCGATCATGTTCATAGAAGCTTCTGATGAGACAGGCAAAACTATTTCGCTTGTATCATTAATGTTTCCTCCAAGCTGAATCTTTACAGAGTCGCTTGAAGTAACAACAGGCGCTGCATCACTATTGCCGAAACCAAATTCGTCATTACCTATAGGGGTGGGTAGCGCTTTATAGTTTCGATCCCCAATGACATCTAACGCATTATCCGTCGCATCAAATACGGCATGATCTTCCACCGTTTCAGCCATAGCTAATGTTGATGAGCTGAAAAACAGTAAACATGCAAACAAGAATGCAGACAAGAGACTTACTTTGTTCCGCCTAGCACTGGTCATTTGAAAACCTCCTTAATGAAAATGAGTGCTATTAAGTTAATGACAGATTAACAGCGGCGCATCAATAGGTCAATGTTTTAGCCTCAAACTTTTTCATTTTTCAGGAATTCAGGTGTGGTGAACTTGGGCAGAGGAGTTAGAATGTGAGGTATTCTCACCAGGATTTGTTGTGGTTGAGTCGTCATAATTTTGGTTGACGGGAACATCGTTAAAAGAAGGAGGTAGAAGTAATTGGATGTTGTCCCTGCATAGCTTTGTGTTTGTCTTCACGGGTTATGGCTTTGAATTCTTCAAAATGACCCTATCCGTTCTGATTAGTGCCGAAGTCAAGACAGAGAAAGAGAATGTTTTCTTGATTAGGCATGACGCAGCACGTCTTTAATAGTGTGGGGCTTTTATCAGAAGCAACTTGAAGTGCTTCGTGGGTGTAGCGATAGCTTTGTGTCTTGAAGAACGTGTGCATCACGGGCGATGGTCAGGATACTGGTTGCTTAATAAAGCTAGTTTGAGCAGCATGATTGCTTGTGTTGGCCAAGTTGCAGCGCTTATGAATAGTCCTAGGCTGGAACTTAAGTGAATACTCGGTGCGGCAGAAAGTACGAGCACGCGGGTGTTCTGAGCAGGGTAATTTTCAAATCTCAAACCATTCTGAGTGCAAACCCCCGCATGCTTAGCGTAGAGGTTCCACCCACCAAGACCACACATGGATTTTTCTGTTGAGCAAACCTCATTGGTTCATGTGCTTACGTAAAATTAGATGGACCAAGTAGTGATTGTGTGAGAGTGAAAGACGATGAGCGGTACGGTAATCTATAAGCACCTTGCTAAATCCAGCAAGGCAGAACTTCAGCGGCTGGCCGAGCAAAGTAAAAATCGAGAGGTCAAAGAACTTCTTAAGTGTATTGCTCAAGCTGCTTCTAATGAAGTACTCATTATTCGGGAGGCAAAAGATCTGAGCCTAAATGAAGCTGCCAAATTTTTAGGTGTGAGTCTTACTTATATTGAAAGGCTTCTTAATGAGTCGGTGATTTCGTTCTCAATGGTGGGTTCCCACAAACGTATTCCCATTGATGAACTTTTGCGTTTTGTTCATCAGCGAGAAAATGCACGCCGACGCTTTGCTGAAAACGTTGCTTACCGGGAAAAAGTCCATGCTCAAGCTGTGGGCGAGCTTCTAGAATTAATGTAGCTATTTTTCTGAAAAGCTACCTAAGCTTGATCAACTGTGAGACTCCTCACCAAAGGCTTGAAGCGGGGGATAAGCACTTCGCGTCTCAGATAGTGAACGCTTTGCCCCATCAAATCAGACCCCATCACAATCAACGGCTACATCTGGAAGATTCACCAGTGCGCATTCTTCCCAGTTCATGTGTGGGGCAACGACGCCAATACTTGTGAGTTCTTTTTCTATTTCTTCTTGTGTCTTCCCTTGCACAGTGGCTATTGCCTGCGCGGAAAGTATCCCTGCTTGGTACCCAGCGATAGCTCTGGCGAGAATTCTTTGC contains these protein-coding regions:
- a CDS encoding ABC transporter substrate-binding protein codes for the protein MNKKLIFTALLSSTALLAACSGGDKAAESTSAADAGASSDKPYIAVVSKGYQHQFWQAVKQGAEKAADELGVTITYDGPDNETQVDKQIQQLQTALSKKPVAVVFAALDSQAAVPLLESAEKDNIPVVAFDSGVDSDIPVATAATDNKAAAGEAAKNVVELVGDSGEVGIICQDQTSTTAKDRRDGFKEYLEKNAPNLKVVDIQYGGGDHQKSADLTKTMLQAHSGIKAMYGCNEGSAVGIGLGVTEAGKKGSVTVVGFDSGEAQMNFIKDGTIAGAVTQDPVDIGYQAVKAAYAASKGEKVEKNIATNYAWYDKKNIDDADIQTMLYK
- a CDS encoding L-fucose isomerase, with amino-acid sequence MAQHPVIGIRPIIDGRRQGVRESLEEKTMSMAHAAKKLIESTLTHTDGTPVECVIADSTIGRAGEAAACAEKFAALPIAGELTVTPSWCYVTEVMDLNPNYPHAIWGFNGTERPGAVTLAANLAAYAQFGVPAFGIYGEHVQDASDEDIPAEVAERILLFARCAIAVGTMRGRNYLQIGSACMGIAGSVIDRHMLQDYLGMGTESVDMTEVARRVDRNVFAPQEYEVARQWVRERITEGEDKNPEHNRLSDEQRELQWDYVTKMVLIGRDLMEGNPRLTEFGFEEEAAGHNAICAGFQGQRQWTDHLPNGDFMETILNTSFDWTGKRRPYVMATENDVLNGISMLFNFLLTNRAQLFSDVRTYWSPEAIERVTGVKPEGAAAHGFLDLRNSGPTTLDATCAAKDENGNPTIKPWWEMTDADIDACLEATTFHAATHEYFRGGGFSTHFTTPGGVPVTMARINLVKGVGPVLQIAEGETVLLDDAATAAIVDRTDPTWPTTFFAPRLTGEGAFESVYKVMDNWGANHGAIGYGHFGHELITLAAMLRIPVNMHNVESERIFRPRAWGLHGTQNAESADFRACANYGPLYG
- a CDS encoding rhamnulokinase; translated protein: MCSFHIVVDLGSSSGRVLVMDAAGGSTDEVHRFAHTAQEKNAQLVWDIDTLITEVVRGLGKANEFIGHQPATVGIDTWGVDYALLDEAGDRIGEVVCYRDERTTRTSAQADQALEQKKHFSLTGIQPDPITTARQLFAQGVEDGFDGATALLLLPDYVAYELTGEKGWSQAIVSTSALAAPGAGDWAWEVFDALNIPRHLVGEISPERSVVGPITYEGLNNLTVVRSGSHDTACAVHGLRLESTEAFISCGSWSLFGCVNSTPVLSDEAFSRGVTNEVCTDGKVRLLHNLTGLWIMQQCCRNFADSQRESDIATLAAKAATLDSPGVLIDTTDPIFTTPSDYASLIASKLEEHGYPTPDSPEAIVRVVTESLATTHAHALKNLEEVTGRTFTRLRMIGGGVRNTLLCQLTADYCQIPVVAGPQEGTAFGSALAQIETISDTPQNSTALEYSTVTYLPNTT
- a CDS encoding class II aldolase/adducin family protein, with the translated sequence MDALETQLRQEICDIGYKVWMTGMVAANDGNISVRLPNGDVLCTPTGVSKGSLTPEKICKVDLDGNVLAANEPYKPSSEVKVHLRLYKESEKVNAVVHAHPPYGTAFAIAGEPVISKMMPENIIAMPEIPVAPYATPSTYELAEMIAPFTHTHSACLMEMHGALSWGDSLLSAYQAMERLEFTCKLTFITRQMGVDRQLPEDEITKLIGMRAQYGIC
- the fucU gene encoding L-fucose mutarotase — protein: MLKNIPPVLSPDLVKSMMEMGHGDELVLADANFPGHSLGVPVVRADGLGVPELLNAVCTLMPLDQYNDFQYFLMETVGDDPTPTIWAKYREIIAPHDPKAVGGQVERFAFYEQAKKASVVVMTGETALYGNIIVKKGVV
- a CDS encoding LacI family DNA-binding transcriptional regulator; translation: MADRVLMADVAQLAGVSLQTVSRVVNGSTLVTEATKTKVMDAINTLGYRPNLAARNLAASQSKAVGVLLTGDVDHGMSSAFRAVEHAAREQGYYLCVATAEDPKRYEVALEQLVGQAVAGCIVLARSADVLDALDTYAPSLPTCLVFTDHDPGDNTAVVAVDQKNGIRNLIDHLTDLNRTRLCHITGDMSWDDALARREAFVDYCQEIGTDFQVVTGYGWSAQAGYDAALALLDDAGASVDKQRPDAIVAANDNLALGVIRCLHERGLRIPEDIAVTGFDDSPLSAWTTPSLTTVTQDFTAIGSAALQALMELLEGKPGPKVILTPELVVRESTAGKT
- the aldA gene encoding aldehyde dehydrogenase; translated protein: MTVTYQNFINGEFVDAVDTHPVTNPATGVLLADAPESDKAAVDQAVAAARAAQPAWAKLTNSQRGEYLTKLAALLRDNVDRFATYLVEEQGKVRGLAEVEVAFTADYFDYMAGFARRIEGEVLPSDRPGEMIMMTYQPIGVVAGILPWNFPFFLIARKMAPALLTGNTIVIKPSEETPINAFEFCKLVQEVGLPAGVFNMVGGRGSVVGEALTTHPDVDLISMTGSVEVGKRIMEAAGKNLTRVNLELGGKAPAIVLADADLELAATAIWNSRVINTGQVCNCAEVVLVEESVHDALLEKLIAKMDGTKYGNPSEVVELDMGPLINAEAMDKLDEMIENAISAGCTLELGGARATDKGEGNFYQPTVLSGATADMDIARKEIFGPVLPVVKVKDLDEAIAIANASNYGLTSSVFTNDLNKALKASNELQYGETYVNREHFEAMQGFHAGRRQSGIGGADGKHGLMEYVETHMVYIQTH
- a CDS encoding IS1380 family transposase → MKTTTYIPRVASCSHLVSGAGVLPFAHVAELVGISDCLDSALPRSGLTHTLGDVWVNLALSLIAGGDDVHDITLLSSVSTALASKSLPSVTTAWRRITEYADTSEHVREGFIHAAKQARTRVWDLLGDHAPHRVATVEQPLVIDIDATLITAHSDKENATPTYKKGFGFHPLCAFIDYTSIGLPGGEFLNCLLRPGNAGANTIRDHCQLVDEILATLPDHSDGQPWGKRLVIRADSAGGTKKFISFLNDHNLGYVLGYSAPPTARITLDHHLQSQQTTNADTQHLGTSAHTGKDCDRWDTRVPIVRASGDLVCDENHFLEDITGLLRTANIDEHQPLVNLLADYPEDMRVIARIEPPHPGCQHSLFNQHGVRAQLCVTNLIGNIQHIDYCYRNRSLCEQHIKDTKDQGLSKLPFKQFGANQIWCLIVALSHQLLTWTKLIDACHHKDHSHQETSKPWWTWVPKTIRVRFVAVASKITTSSRRIILQLDQHNPHTHTLVTLIGYTQSLLQPRWKKRKP